In Chitinivorax sp. B, the following are encoded in one genomic region:
- a CDS encoding AraC family transcriptional regulator yields MLLPSDEMSPPLLEVRISLFDRSQVGRLVLSIRHYHHHVTSHRHDHAQLVFGLSGALALEIDGRQNLALPDRAAVIPAGCVHAFAGESQCLVLDAPGEESALQDLLGGYADAGRRVLTMPQCVPLNPMAAGMVRWLADAPYLDDVLARHGAAVLLAAMSEAVLPAPGLLPLTKLNQYIDQHCAHPLSVADLARQVHLSPSHFHARFISELGLAPMEYVRQRRMQHAQYLLQSTALPIGEVGERVGYASQSAFAQAVRRAYGLAPLTLRRQAQSASQDKTP; encoded by the coding sequence ATGTTGCTACCGTCTGATGAAATGTCGCCACCCTTGCTGGAAGTCCGGATATCATTATTCGATCGTTCGCAAGTGGGGCGCCTTGTGCTGTCCATCCGACATTACCATCATCATGTCACCAGCCATCGCCATGATCATGCCCAACTGGTGTTTGGGCTGTCCGGTGCGCTGGCTTTGGAGATCGACGGCCGACAGAACCTGGCATTGCCGGATCGGGCAGCGGTGATTCCGGCTGGGTGTGTGCATGCCTTTGCTGGTGAAAGCCAATGTCTGGTGCTGGATGCGCCAGGTGAAGAAAGTGCGTTGCAAGATTTGCTGGGTGGATATGCCGATGCAGGCCGTCGCGTGCTGACCATGCCGCAATGCGTTCCGTTGAATCCGATGGCGGCCGGTATGGTGAGGTGGCTGGCAGATGCCCCCTATCTGGATGACGTGCTGGCCAGACATGGTGCGGCGGTTCTGTTGGCGGCAATGAGCGAAGCGGTATTGCCGGCACCTGGGTTATTGCCGTTGACCAAGCTGAACCAGTATATCGATCAGCATTGTGCGCACCCGTTGTCGGTAGCTGATCTGGCACGGCAGGTGCATCTATCTCCTTCGCACTTTCATGCCCGCTTTATCAGCGAACTGGGCCTGGCACCGATGGAGTACGTCAGGCAGCGACGCATGCAGCATGCCCAGTATCTGTTGCAATCTACTGCGTTGCCAATAGGCGAGGTGGGCGAACGGGTGGGCTATGCCTCGCAAAGTGCCTTCGCTCAGGCGGTACGCCGGGCCTATGGATTGGCTCCGCTGACGTTGCGTCGTCAAGCGCAATCAGCGTCTCAAGACAAAACACCCTAG